A window of Rattus norvegicus strain BN/NHsdMcwi chromosome 14, GRCr8, whole genome shotgun sequence contains these coding sequences:
- the Rasl10a gene encoding ras-like protein family member 10A — MHGGKSSRRLGQRALPVQLHWELEAVGAYVGSGRTLKTGACRTRMPLCWSTTSAARTVSIM; from the exons ATGCATGGGGGAAAGAGCAGCAGGCGTTTAGGCCAGAGGGCTTTACCCGTACAGCTGCACTGGGAATTAGAGGCAGTAGGAGCATACGTTGG GAGTGGCCGGACCCTAAAGACTGGAGCTTGCAGGACACGGATGCCTTTGTGCTGGTCTACGACATCTGCAGCCCGGACAGTTTCGATTATGTGA
- the Gas2l1 gene encoding GAS2-like protein 1 isoform X1, producing the protein MTLAAALLPRGSPTPSPRPGSPVPGSERRSSRPEVTPISLRSTKEGPETPLRPRDQLPPLPRSRRYSGDSDSSASSAQSGPMGARSDDSATGSRRERPNHRLTSGLTASPRRPPTPRSQSRDRLDRGRPRMAPGGRGAQLSASSPARRTRSQNREEQAVLVVRRDRDGQHSWVARGRGGGGSGGSGRSTPQTPRARSPAAPRPSRGPSPGPELAATPASIFRTPLQLDPQQEQQLFRRLEEEFLANARALEAAASHTLMGSAPDHPAPDSAYCSSSSSSSSLSVLGGKCGQPRESGRTANGLPAPRSQALSSSSDEGSPCLAVGRTLDAARSSLAGPEPSLTWARGRMDTQPDRKPSRIPTPRGPRRPSGPTELGAWHALHSVTPRTEPDSSM; encoded by the exons ATGACCCTTGCCGCTGCACTTCTTCCA AGGGGATCACCCACTCCTAGTCCCCGCCCCGGTAGCCCAGTCCCTGGAAGTGAGCGCCGGAGCTCCCGGCCCGAAGTAACTCCCATCAGCCTGCGAAGCACAAAGGAGGGGCCTGAGACCCCACTCAG GCCCCGCGACCAGctgccccccctcccccgctcccGCCGCTACTCCGGGGACAGTgactcctcagcctcctcagcaCAGAGCGGCCCCATGGGTGCCCGCAGCGACGATTCAGCCACTGGCTCCCGGAGGGAGCGGCCTAACCACCGGCTGACCTCCGGTCTAACGGCCTCCCCGAGACGGCCGCCCACCCCTCGCAGCCAGTCTCGAGACCGGCTGGACCGGGGACGGCCTCGCATGGCCCCAGGAGGCCGAGGCGCTCAGCTGTCGGCCTCCAGCCCCGCACGGCGCACCCGCAGCCAGAACCGCGAGGAACAGGCGGTACTGGTGGTGCGCAGGGACCGAGACGGCCAGCACTCGTGGGTGGCCCGGGGCAGGGGTGGCGGGGGATCAGGGGGTTCTGGAAGGAGTACCCCGCAGACTCCGCGTGCCCGCAGTCCTGCAGCACCCAGGCCTTCCAGGGGCCCCAGCCCAGGCCCAGAGCTAGCTGCCACACCCGCCAGCATCTTCCGCACGCCCCTGCAGCTTGACccacagcaggagcagcagctgtTCAGGCGCCTGGAAGAGGAATTCTTGGCCAATGCCCGCGCCTTGGAGGCTGCTGCCAGCCATACCCTCATGGGATCAGCCCCTGACCATCCAGCTCCGGACTCTGCTTACTGTTCATCCAGCTCCTCATCTTCATCACTCAGTGTTCTGGGTGGCAAATGTGGCCAACCCAGGGAATCAGGTCGCACAGCCAATGGGCTGCCTGCGCCCCGCAGCCAAGCTCTGTCCAGCTCTTCCGATGAGGGCAGCCCCTGCCTTGCTGTAGGAAGGACACTGGATGCAGCCAGGAGTTCTTTGGCTGGCCCAGAGCCCTCTCTGACCTGGGCAAGGGGGCGGATGGACACACAACCAGACCGTAAACCCTCACGCATACCCACACCTCGGGGACCCCGCCGCCCATCGGGACCCACAGAGCTTGGGGCTTGGCATGCCCTGCATTCGGTCACCCCAAGGACCGAGCCAGATTCTTCAATGTGA
- the Gas2l1 gene encoding GAS2-like protein 1: MADPVAGIAGSAAKSVRPFRSSEAYVEAMKEDLADWLNALYSLGLPGSGDGFLTGLATGTTLCQHANAVTKAARALAAARPTRGVAFQAHSVAPGSFMARDNVASFIGWCRAELGVPEVLMFETEDLVLRKNEKSVVLCLLEVARRGARLGLLAPRLVQFEQEIERELRATPQASSVPAAEEDVTEIAAAPGAPARTPRMTPNDIRNLDELVREILGKCTCPDQFPMIKVSEGKYRVGDSSLLIFVRVLRNHVMVRVGGGWDTLEHYLDKHDPCRCTSSTHRLPQQRTGTFSPQRGSPTPSPRPGSPVPGSERRSSRPEVTPISLRSTKEGPETPLRPRDQLPPLPRSRRYSGDSDSSASSAQSGPMGARSDDSATGSRRERPNHRLTSGLTASPRRPPTPRSQSRDRLDRGRPRMAPGGRGAQLSASSPARRTRSQNREEQAVLVVRRDRDGQHSWVARGRGGGGSGGSGRSTPQTPRARSPAAPRPSRGPSPGPELAATPASIFRTPLQLDPQQEQQLFRRLEEEFLANARALEAAASHTLMGSAPDHPAPDSAYCSSSSSSSSLSVLGGKCGQPRESGRTANGLPAPRSQALSSSSDEGSPCLAVGRTLDAARSSLAGPEPSLTWARGRMDTQPDRKPSRIPTPRGPRRPSGPTELGAWHALHSVTPRTEPDSSM; encoded by the exons ATGGCGGACCCAGTGGCGGGCATCGCAGGCTCCGCCGCCAAGAGTGTGCGACCCTTCCGATCCAGTGAGGCCTATGTGGAAGCCATGAAGGAAGACCTGGCCGATTGGCTCAATGCTTTGTATAGTCTAGGTCTACCCGGCAGTGGTGATGGCTTCCTCACGGGGCTGGCCACGGGTACAACCCTGTGCCAGCATGCCAACGCTGTCACCAAGGCTGCCCGGGCTCTGGCTGCTGCCCGTCCAACCCGAGGTGTGGCCTTCCAGGCACACAGTGTGGCGCCTGGCTCCTTCATGGCCCGAGACAACGTGGCCTCTTTCATCGGCTGGTGCCGGGCTGAGCTGGGCGTGCCTGAAGTGCTCATGTTTGagacagaggacctggtgctGCGCAAGAACGAGAAGAGTGTGGTGCTGTGCCTGTTGGAGGTTGCCCGACGTGGGGCACGCCTTGGGCTGCTCGCCCCGAGGCTGGTACAGTTTGAGCAGGAGATTGAGCGGGAGCTTCGGGCTACCCCTCAGGCCTCCAGCGTCCCTGCTGCTGAAGAGGATGTCACTGAAATCGCTGCTGCACCAGGGGCACCTGCCCGCACACCCCGCATGACGCCCAATGACATTCGAAACCTGGACGAGCTG GTAAGGGAGATCCTGGGCAAGTGCACCTGCCCAGACCAGTTTCCCATGATCAAGGTCTCCGAGGGGAAGTACCGAGTGGGAGACTCCAGCTTGCTCATCTTTGTGAGG GTGCTGAGGAACCACGTGATGGTGCGAGTGGGCGGCGGCTGGGACACACTGGAGCACTACCTAGACAAGCATGACCCTTGCCGCTGCACTTCTTCCA CCCACCGGCTGCCCCAGCAGAGAACCGGGACTTTCTCTCCGCAGAGGGGATCACCCACTCCTAGTCCCCGCCCCGGTAGCCCAGTCCCTGGAAGTGAGCGCCGGAGCTCCCGGCCCGAAGTAACTCCCATCAGCCTGCGAAGCACAAAGGAGGGGCCTGAGACCCCACTCAG GCCCCGCGACCAGctgccccccctcccccgctcccGCCGCTACTCCGGGGACAGTgactcctcagcctcctcagcaCAGAGCGGCCCCATGGGTGCCCGCAGCGACGATTCAGCCACTGGCTCCCGGAGGGAGCGGCCTAACCACCGGCTGACCTCCGGTCTAACGGCCTCCCCGAGACGGCCGCCCACCCCTCGCAGCCAGTCTCGAGACCGGCTGGACCGGGGACGGCCTCGCATGGCCCCAGGAGGCCGAGGCGCTCAGCTGTCGGCCTCCAGCCCCGCACGGCGCACCCGCAGCCAGAACCGCGAGGAACAGGCGGTACTGGTGGTGCGCAGGGACCGAGACGGCCAGCACTCGTGGGTGGCCCGGGGCAGGGGTGGCGGGGGATCAGGGGGTTCTGGAAGGAGTACCCCGCAGACTCCGCGTGCCCGCAGTCCTGCAGCACCCAGGCCTTCCAGGGGCCCCAGCCCAGGCCCAGAGCTAGCTGCCACACCCGCCAGCATCTTCCGCACGCCCCTGCAGCTTGACccacagcaggagcagcagctgtTCAGGCGCCTGGAAGAGGAATTCTTGGCCAATGCCCGCGCCTTGGAGGCTGCTGCCAGCCATACCCTCATGGGATCAGCCCCTGACCATCCAGCTCCGGACTCTGCTTACTGTTCATCCAGCTCCTCATCTTCATCACTCAGTGTTCTGGGTGGCAAATGTGGCCAACCCAGGGAATCAGGTCGCACAGCCAATGGGCTGCCTGCGCCCCGCAGCCAAGCTCTGTCCAGCTCTTCCGATGAGGGCAGCCCCTGCCTTGCTGTAGGAAGGACACTGGATGCAGCCAGGAGTTCTTTGGCTGGCCCAGAGCCCTCTCTGACCTGGGCAAGGGGGCGGATGGACACACAACCAGACCGTAAACCCTCACGCATACCCACACCTCGGGGACCCCGCCGCCCATCGGGACCCACAGAGCTTGGGGCTTGGCATGCCCTGCATTCGGTCACCCCAAGGACCGAGCCAGATTCTTCAATGTGA
- the Gas2l1 gene encoding GAS2-like protein 1 isoform X3, whose protein sequence is MADPVAGIAGSAAKSVRPFRSSEAYVEAMKEDLADWLNALYSLGLPGSGDGFLTGLATGTTLCQHANAVTKAARALAAARPTRGVAFQAHSVAPGSFMARDNVASFIGWCRAELGVPEVLMFETEDLVLRKNEKSVVLCLLEVARRGARLGLLAPRLVQFEQEIERELRATPQASSVPAAEEDVTEIAAAPGAPARTPRMTPNDIRNLDELVREILGKCTCPDQFPMIKVSEGKYRVGDSSLLIFVRVLRNHVMVRVGGGWDTLEHYLDKHDPCRCTSSSPATSCPPSPAPAATPGTVTPQPPQHRAAPWVPAATIQPLAPGGSGLTTG, encoded by the exons ATGGCGGACCCAGTGGCGGGCATCGCAGGCTCCGCCGCCAAGAGTGTGCGACCCTTCCGATCCAGTGAGGCCTATGTGGAAGCCATGAAGGAAGACCTGGCCGATTGGCTCAATGCTTTGTATAGTCTAGGTCTACCCGGCAGTGGTGATGGCTTCCTCACGGGGCTGGCCACGGGTACAACCCTGTGCCAGCATGCCAACGCTGTCACCAAGGCTGCCCGGGCTCTGGCTGCTGCCCGTCCAACCCGAGGTGTGGCCTTCCAGGCACACAGTGTGGCGCCTGGCTCCTTCATGGCCCGAGACAACGTGGCCTCTTTCATCGGCTGGTGCCGGGCTGAGCTGGGCGTGCCTGAAGTGCTCATGTTTGagacagaggacctggtgctGCGCAAGAACGAGAAGAGTGTGGTGCTGTGCCTGTTGGAGGTTGCCCGACGTGGGGCACGCCTTGGGCTGCTCGCCCCGAGGCTGGTACAGTTTGAGCAGGAGATTGAGCGGGAGCTTCGGGCTACCCCTCAGGCCTCCAGCGTCCCTGCTGCTGAAGAGGATGTCACTGAAATCGCTGCTGCACCAGGGGCACCTGCCCGCACACCCCGCATGACGCCCAATGACATTCGAAACCTGGACGAGCTG GTAAGGGAGATCCTGGGCAAGTGCACCTGCCCAGACCAGTTTCCCATGATCAAGGTCTCCGAGGGGAAGTACCGAGTGGGAGACTCCAGCTTGCTCATCTTTGTGAGG GTGCTGAGGAACCACGTGATGGTGCGAGTGGGCGGCGGCTGGGACACACTGGAGCACTACCTAGACAAGCATGACCCTTGCCGCTGCACTTCTTCCA GCCCCGCGACCAGctgccccccctcccccgctcccGCCGCTACTCCGGGGACAGTgactcctcagcctcctcagcaCAGAGCGGCCCCATGGGTGCCCGCAGCGACGATTCAGCCACTGGCTCCCGGAGGGAGCGGCCTAACCACCGGCTGA
- the Gas2l1 gene encoding GAS2-like protein 1 isoform X2, translating into MADPVAGIAGSAAKSVRPFRSSEAYVEAMKEDLADWLNALYSLGLPGSGDGFLTGLATGTTLCQHANAVTKAARALAAARPTRGVAFQAHSVAPGSFMARDNVASFIGWCRAELGVPEVLMFETEDLVLRKNEKSVVLCLLEVARRGARLGLLAPRLVQFEQEIERELRATPQASSVPAAEEDVTEIAAAPGAPARTPRMTPNDIRNLDELVREILGKCTCPDQFPMIKVSEGKYRVGDSSLLIFVRVLRNHVMVRVGGGWDTLEHYLDKHDPCRCTSSKGITHS; encoded by the exons ATGGCGGACCCAGTGGCGGGCATCGCAGGCTCCGCCGCCAAGAGTGTGCGACCCTTCCGATCCAGTGAGGCCTATGTGGAAGCCATGAAGGAAGACCTGGCCGATTGGCTCAATGCTTTGTATAGTCTAGGTCTACCCGGCAGTGGTGATGGCTTCCTCACGGGGCTGGCCACGGGTACAACCCTGTGCCAGCATGCCAACGCTGTCACCAAGGCTGCCCGGGCTCTGGCTGCTGCCCGTCCAACCCGAGGTGTGGCCTTCCAGGCACACAGTGTGGCGCCTGGCTCCTTCATGGCCCGAGACAACGTGGCCTCTTTCATCGGCTGGTGCCGGGCTGAGCTGGGCGTGCCTGAAGTGCTCATGTTTGagacagaggacctggtgctGCGCAAGAACGAGAAGAGTGTGGTGCTGTGCCTGTTGGAGGTTGCCCGACGTGGGGCACGCCTTGGGCTGCTCGCCCCGAGGCTGGTACAGTTTGAGCAGGAGATTGAGCGGGAGCTTCGGGCTACCCCTCAGGCCTCCAGCGTCCCTGCTGCTGAAGAGGATGTCACTGAAATCGCTGCTGCACCAGGGGCACCTGCCCGCACACCCCGCATGACGCCCAATGACATTCGAAACCTGGACGAGCTG GTAAGGGAGATCCTGGGCAAGTGCACCTGCCCAGACCAGTTTCCCATGATCAAGGTCTCCGAGGGGAAGTACCGAGTGGGAGACTCCAGCTTGCTCATCTTTGTGAGG GTGCTGAGGAACCACGTGATGGTGCGAGTGGGCGGCGGCTGGGACACACTGGAGCACTACCTAGACAAGCATGACCCTTGCCGCTGCACTTCTTCCA AGGGGATCACCCACTCCTAG